A single genomic interval of Streptomyces graminofaciens harbors:
- a CDS encoding phosphatase PAP2 family protein, translated as MGESRSGPPQLRSGRALAHTPGASGSGSPHRSDGRSPQTPRGARHTDPVGRPRTSPPVRGRPTIFSGRRAALLLLGAPALLFALITWQVLTHGPLARADERLSDSLVHRGDATQFLADLGNVTVAVPVLAVVAAYAAWRARATGGDHWWRRPAAAALLMAAVPLWVVPLKELIARSGPAIMGPGTGFYPSGHTATASMAYGGAVLLLLPRLRGALARRALVVLALVVNLGVGFGLVRQGYHWPFDVVASWCVCALLLSTPWLRVGRPAG; from the coding sequence GTGGGCGAGTCCAGGTCGGGGCCTCCCCAGCTTCGCTCTGGTCGTGCCCTCGCGCACACACCCGGAGCTTCCGGCTCCGGTTCTCCTCACCGATCGGATGGCCGCTCGCCCCAAACCCCCCGGGGCGCGCGGCACACCGATCCGGTCGGCCGTCCTCGAACCTCCCCCCCTGTTCGAGGACGGCCGACCATCTTCTCCGGCCGTCGCGCCGCCCTCCTCCTTCTCGGCGCCCCGGCCCTCCTCTTCGCGTTGATCACCTGGCAGGTCCTCACGCACGGCCCGCTGGCCCGCGCGGACGAGCGTCTCAGTGACTCCCTGGTCCACCGGGGCGACGCCACCCAGTTCCTGGCCGACCTCGGCAATGTCACGGTCGCCGTCCCGGTTCTGGCCGTCGTCGCCGCGTATGCCGCGTGGCGTGCCCGTGCCACTGGTGGGGACCACTGGTGGCGGCGGCCCGCCGCCGCTGCCCTCCTCATGGCCGCGGTGCCGCTCTGGGTCGTCCCGCTGAAGGAGCTCATCGCCCGCTCGGGCCCCGCGATCATGGGCCCGGGCACGGGTTTCTACCCGTCCGGCCACACGGCGACCGCCTCCATGGCGTACGGCGGTGCCGTCCTGCTTCTGCTGCCCCGGCTGCGCGGCGCTCTCGCCCGCCGCGCGCTCGTCGTCCTCGCGCTCGTCGTGAACCTCGGGGTCGGCTTCGGCCTGGTGCGCCAGGGCTACCACTGGCCGTTCGACGTGGTGGCGAGCTGGTGCGTGTGCGCGCTGCTGCTCTCCACTCCGTGGTTGCGGGTGGGTCGCCCCGCTGGATGA
- a CDS encoding NAD(P)/FAD-dependent oxidoreductase: protein MAPSAMTRWTKSLSDAQPVPYWLEDPGKPHPEPALTGTETCDLLVVGGGYSGLWTALVAKEREPGRDVVLLEGREVGWAASGRNGGFCAASITHGLANGLARWPDEIHKLQELGDRNLDEIEAAVARHDLDCDFERTGEIDVATETYQAWELRDWYEEIERKGLADGIEFLDADAVRDQVASPTFEAGLHDRRGVAMLHPAKLAWNLKRACVRLGVRVYEHTPALTLKPYGAGMAVRTPYGSVRARHIALGTNIFPSLVKRVRAYTVPVYDYALMTEPLTAEQLDSIGWKNRQGLGDSANQFHYFRLSADNRILWGGYDAIYQYGGRLRAEYDDRPETYAKLAGHFFTCFPQLEGVRFTNAWGGAIDTCSRFSAFFGTAHQGKVAYAAGYTGLGVGATRFGAEVMLDLLSGERTELTELEMVRKKPLPFPPEPFAWTGIALTKWSLARADSHGGRRNLWLKAMDRMGLGFDS from the coding sequence ATGGCCCCAAGCGCCATGACCCGTTGGACAAAGTCTCTTTCCGACGCACAGCCGGTTCCGTACTGGCTCGAAGACCCGGGCAAGCCCCACCCCGAGCCCGCGCTGACCGGCACCGAGACCTGCGATCTGCTGGTCGTCGGCGGCGGCTACAGCGGACTGTGGACCGCGCTCGTCGCCAAGGAGCGCGAGCCGGGGCGGGATGTCGTCCTGCTGGAAGGCCGCGAGGTGGGCTGGGCCGCCTCCGGTCGCAACGGCGGCTTCTGCGCCGCCTCGATCACCCACGGCCTGGCCAACGGCCTCGCCCGCTGGCCCGACGAGATCCACAAGCTCCAGGAGCTGGGGGACCGCAACCTCGACGAGATCGAGGCGGCGGTCGCCCGGCACGATCTCGACTGCGACTTCGAACGCACCGGCGAGATCGACGTGGCCACCGAGACGTACCAGGCGTGGGAACTGCGTGACTGGTACGAGGAGATCGAACGCAAGGGCCTCGCCGACGGCATCGAGTTCCTCGACGCCGACGCGGTCCGCGACCAGGTCGCCTCCCCGACCTTCGAGGCGGGCCTGCACGACCGCCGGGGAGTCGCCATGCTGCACCCCGCGAAGCTGGCGTGGAACCTGAAGCGGGCCTGCGTGCGGCTCGGCGTCCGCGTCTACGAGCACACCCCCGCGCTGACGCTGAAGCCCTATGGCGCCGGTATGGCCGTACGCACCCCGTACGGCAGCGTCCGCGCCCGGCACATCGCCCTCGGCACGAACATCTTCCCGAGCCTGGTCAAGCGCGTCCGCGCGTACACCGTCCCGGTCTACGACTACGCCCTGATGACCGAGCCGCTGACCGCCGAGCAGCTCGACTCGATCGGCTGGAAGAACCGGCAGGGGCTCGGCGACTCGGCCAACCAGTTCCACTACTTCCGGCTGTCCGCCGACAACCGCATCCTCTGGGGCGGCTACGACGCGATCTATCAGTACGGCGGTCGCCTCCGCGCCGAGTACGACGACCGGCCCGAGACGTACGCCAAGCTCGCCGGGCACTTCTTCACCTGCTTCCCGCAGCTGGAGGGCGTCCGGTTCACCAACGCCTGGGGCGGGGCCATCGACACCTGCTCGCGCTTCTCGGCGTTCTTCGGCACGGCCCACCAGGGCAAGGTGGCGTACGCGGCCGGGTACACCGGGCTGGGCGTCGGGGCCACCCGGTTCGGCGCCGAGGTGATGCTCGACCTGCTGTCGGGGGAGCGCACCGAGCTGACCGAACTGGAGATGGTCCGCAAGAAGCCGCTGCCCTTCCCGCCCGAGCCGTTCGCCTGGACGGGTATCGCCCTCACCAAGTGGTCCCTGGCCCGCGCCGACTCCCACGGGGGCCGGCGCAACCTGTGGCTGAAGGCGATGGACCGGATGGGGCTGGGCTTCGACAGCTGA
- a CDS encoding ABC transporter permease has product MDTRQSRIFGTSVNWLKSRLVVIAGLLTLGYLLLPNVVVTVFSFNQPKGRFNYEWQQFSTAAWTDPCGVADLCGSLSLSLQLAAWATLGATVLGTMIAFALVRYRFRARGAVNSLIFLPMAMPEVVMAASLLTLFLNLGAQLGFWTILIAHIMFCLSFVVVAVKARVMSMDPRLEEAARDLYAGPVQTFVRVTLPIAAPGIAAGALLAFALSFDDFIITNFNAGSTVTFPMFVWGSAQRGTPVQINVIGTAMFLVAVLFVVAGMAIGNRRKKQKA; this is encoded by the coding sequence ATGGACACGCGACAGAGTCGCATATTCGGCACGAGCGTCAACTGGCTCAAGAGCCGTCTTGTGGTCATCGCGGGACTGCTGACACTCGGTTATCTGCTTCTGCCGAACGTCGTCGTCACGGTCTTCTCCTTCAATCAACCGAAGGGCCGATTCAACTACGAGTGGCAGCAGTTCTCCACGGCCGCCTGGACCGATCCGTGCGGTGTCGCCGACCTGTGCGGCTCGCTCTCGCTGAGCCTCCAGCTGGCGGCCTGGGCGACGCTCGGCGCGACCGTCCTCGGCACGATGATCGCCTTCGCGCTCGTCCGCTACCGGTTCCGCGCGCGGGGCGCGGTGAACTCGCTGATCTTCCTCCCCATGGCGATGCCCGAGGTCGTGATGGCCGCCTCGCTGCTCACCCTGTTCCTCAATCTGGGTGCGCAGTTGGGTTTCTGGACGATCCTGATCGCCCACATCATGTTCTGCCTCAGCTTCGTCGTCGTCGCCGTCAAGGCGCGCGTGATGTCGATGGACCCGAGACTGGAGGAGGCCGCGCGCGATCTGTACGCCGGTCCCGTCCAGACCTTCGTCCGGGTCACCCTGCCCATCGCCGCCCCCGGTATCGCCGCGGGCGCGCTGCTGGCCTTCGCGCTCTCCTTCGACGACTTCATCATCACCAATTTCAACGCGGGCTCGACCGTCACCTTCCCCATGTTCGTCTGGGGCTCGGCACAGCGCGGCACGCCCGTCCAGATCAATGTCATCGGTACGGCCATGTTCCTTGTCGCCGTACTGTTCGTGGTGGCCGGAATGGCCATCGGAAACCGCAGAAAAAAGCAGAAGGCATAA
- a CDS encoding ABC transporter permease translates to MSTLTEAAAEAPPPLAPGPTAKPPRKRGRWTPYLLLAPGLIWLVVFFAMPMVYQASTSVQTGSLEDGYKVTWHFATYWDALSEYYPQFLRSVLYAGSATILCLLLGYPLAYLIAFRAGRWRNLILILVIAPFFTSFLIRTLAWKTILSDGGPVVGALGSLHVLDVTSWLGLTAGDRVLATPLAVVCGLTYNFLPFMILPLYTSLERIDGRLHEAAGDLYARPFTTFRKVTFPLSMPGVVSGTLLTFIPASGDYVNAELLGSTNTQMIGNVIQSQFLRILDYPTAAALSFILMAAILLMVTVYIRKSGTEDLV, encoded by the coding sequence ATGTCGACCCTCACCGAAGCCGCGGCCGAGGCCCCACCGCCCCTCGCTCCCGGCCCCACGGCGAAGCCGCCCCGCAAGAGAGGCCGCTGGACGCCCTATCTGCTGCTCGCGCCCGGTCTCATCTGGCTCGTGGTGTTCTTCGCGATGCCGATGGTCTACCAGGCCTCCACGTCCGTGCAGACAGGCTCGCTGGAGGACGGCTACAAGGTCACCTGGCACTTCGCGACCTACTGGGACGCGCTGTCCGAGTACTACCCGCAGTTCCTGCGCTCGGTGCTCTACGCGGGCTCGGCGACGATCCTGTGTCTGCTGCTCGGCTATCCGCTGGCGTATCTGATCGCGTTCCGCGCGGGCCGCTGGCGCAATCTGATCCTGATCCTGGTGATCGCCCCGTTCTTCACCAGCTTCCTGATCCGTACGCTCGCCTGGAAGACGATCCTCTCGGACGGCGGCCCGGTCGTCGGCGCCCTCGGCTCGCTGCACGTCCTGGACGTCACCAGCTGGCTCGGCCTGACGGCCGGTGACCGGGTGCTGGCCACCCCGCTCGCGGTGGTCTGCGGCCTCACGTACAACTTCCTGCCGTTCATGATCCTGCCGCTGTACACCTCGCTGGAGCGCATCGACGGGCGGCTGCACGAGGCGGCCGGCGATCTGTACGCGAGGCCGTTCACGACCTTCCGCAAGGTCACCTTCCCGCTGTCCATGCCCGGTGTCGTCTCCGGCACGCTGCTGACCTTCATTCCGGCGAGCGGCGACTACGTGAACGCCGAACTGCTCGGCTCCACCAACACCCAGATGATCGGAAACGTCATCCAGAGCCAGTTCCTGCGGATTCTCGACTATCCGACGGCGGCGGCCCTCTCGTTCATCCTCATGGCCGCGATCCTGCTCATGGTCACGGTGTACATCCGCAAGTCCGGGACGGAGGATCTGGTTTAA
- a CDS encoding ABC transporter ATP-binding protein, whose product MTSKKTTDNGSGDVRLSGIGKTYGSFTAVHPLDLTVPEGSFFALLGASGCGKTTTLRMIAGLEEPSCGTVSLGDHDVTNLPPYKRPVNTVFQSYALFPHLDIFENVAFGLRRRGIKSVKKQVEEMLELVQLGEQARKKPHQLSGGQQQRVAVARALINHPKVLLLDEPLGALDLKLRRQMQLELKRIQTEVGITFIHVTHDQEEAMTMADTVAVMNGGRVEQLGSPADLYENPKTTFVANFLGTSNLIEAEVDSQSGAEIVLKAGDGKLLLPEARCSAPTRTGGKVLVGVRPEKITLTHADDAGEIPVGRNRITGKIAATSFIGVSTQYVIDSSVCPEFEVYVQNIDRDARLVPGADVVLHWSPAHTFGLDAAQSLLAGTAGSAGVEEGAAV is encoded by the coding sequence ATGACCAGCAAGAAAACCACAGACAACGGCAGCGGTGACGTCCGCCTCTCCGGCATAGGCAAGACCTACGGCTCCTTCACGGCCGTCCACCCGCTCGACCTGACCGTGCCGGAAGGTTCCTTCTTCGCCCTCCTCGGCGCCTCCGGCTGCGGCAAGACCACCACCCTCCGCATGATCGCCGGCCTGGAGGAACCTTCCTGCGGCACGGTCTCGCTCGGCGACCACGACGTGACGAACCTGCCCCCGTACAAGCGGCCGGTGAACACGGTCTTCCAGTCGTACGCCCTCTTCCCGCACCTCGACATCTTCGAGAACGTCGCCTTCGGCCTGCGCAGGCGTGGCATCAAGAGCGTGAAGAAGCAGGTCGAGGAGATGCTGGAGCTGGTCCAGCTCGGCGAGCAGGCGCGCAAGAAGCCGCACCAGCTGTCCGGCGGCCAGCAGCAGCGCGTCGCCGTCGCCCGCGCGCTCATCAACCACCCCAAGGTCCTGCTCCTCGACGAGCCCCTCGGCGCCCTCGACCTCAAGCTGCGCCGCCAGATGCAGCTGGAGCTGAAGCGCATCCAGACCGAGGTCGGCATCACGTTCATCCATGTCACGCACGACCAGGAGGAGGCCATGACCATGGCCGACACGGTCGCGGTGATGAACGGCGGCCGCGTCGAGCAGCTCGGCTCCCCGGCCGACCTGTACGAGAACCCGAAGACCACCTTCGTCGCCAACTTCCTCGGCACCTCCAACCTCATCGAGGCCGAGGTCGACTCCCAGAGCGGCGCCGAGATCGTGCTGAAGGCGGGCGACGGCAAGCTGCTCCTCCCCGAGGCGCGATGTTCCGCGCCCACCCGCACCGGCGGCAAGGTCCTCGTCGGGGTACGCCCCGAGAAGATCACCCTCACGCACGCGGACGACGCCGGCGAGATCCCCGTCGGCCGCAACCGCATCACCGGCAAGATCGCCGCCACCAGCTTCATCGGCGTCTCCACGCAGTACGTCATCGACAGCTCGGTCTGCCCCGAGTTCGAGGTGTACGTCCAGAACATCGACCGCGACGCCCGGCTCGTCCCCGGCGCCGACGTCGTCCTGCACTGGAGCCCGGCCCACACCTTCGGCCTGGACGCGGCCCAGTCCCTGCTTGCCGGGACAGCGGGCTCCGCCGGTGTCGAAGAAGGGGCGGCCGTCTGA
- a CDS encoding polyamine ABC transporter substrate-binding protein: MEQYEPDRLSPAQVAAMRRSLTSGRAALGRRSLLRAGTGGALAIGGLGALSACGIPAAKNTSGVSSEDHSAEEKEINFSNWTEYMDVDDSGKHHPSLEQFTKRTGIAVKYTEDINDNVEFFGKIKPQLAAGQDTGRDLICVTDWLAARLIRFGWVQKLDASNLPHAYLNLSQQFRGPDWDPGRAYSYPWTGISTVIAYNKKALDGEEVKSVSDMLDNPRLKGRIGFLSEMRDSMGMTLLDMGKDPAKFTDDDFDAAIARLQKAVDKGQIRRFTGNDYTSDLSKGDLAACIAWAGDVVQLKADTPDIDFVIPDSGYLTSTDNLLIPNRARHKTNAERLIDYYYEPKPAAELAAYINYVCPVDGVKAELAKIDPDAANNPLIIPDAAMAAKSHAFRSLTQKEETAYEEKFAKLTGA, from the coding sequence ATGGAGCAGTACGAGCCCGACCGCCTGTCCCCGGCCCAGGTGGCCGCCATGCGGCGCAGTCTCACCAGCGGCAGGGCCGCACTCGGCCGCCGCTCGCTGCTGCGTGCCGGAACCGGCGGCGCACTGGCGATCGGCGGGCTCGGCGCGCTGAGCGCCTGTGGCATCCCCGCGGCGAAGAACACCTCGGGCGTCTCGTCCGAGGACCACTCGGCCGAGGAGAAGGAGATCAACTTCTCCAACTGGACCGAGTACATGGACGTCGACGACAGCGGCAAGCACCACCCCAGCCTGGAGCAGTTCACCAAGCGCACCGGTATCGCGGTCAAGTACACCGAGGACATCAACGACAACGTCGAGTTCTTCGGCAAGATCAAGCCGCAGCTCGCCGCGGGTCAGGACACCGGGCGCGACCTGATCTGCGTCACCGACTGGCTCGCCGCCCGGCTGATCCGCTTCGGGTGGGTCCAGAAACTCGACGCGTCCAACCTGCCGCACGCCTATCTGAACCTGTCCCAGCAGTTCCGCGGCCCCGACTGGGACCCCGGGCGCGCCTACTCGTACCCCTGGACCGGCATCTCCACCGTCATCGCCTACAACAAGAAGGCCCTCGACGGCGAGGAGGTGAAGTCGGTCTCGGACATGCTCGACAACCCCAGACTGAAGGGCCGGATCGGCTTCCTCTCCGAGATGCGCGACAGCATGGGCATGACCCTGCTGGACATGGGCAAGGACCCGGCGAAGTTCACCGACGACGACTTCGACGCGGCGATCGCCCGCCTGCAGAAGGCCGTCGACAAGGGCCAGATACGCCGCTTCACCGGCAACGACTACACCTCGGACCTCAGCAAGGGCGACCTCGCGGCCTGTATCGCCTGGGCCGGCGACGTCGTCCAGCTCAAGGCCGACACCCCGGACATCGACTTCGTCATCCCCGACAGCGGCTATCTGACCTCGACGGACAACCTGCTGATCCCCAACCGGGCCCGGCACAAGACCAACGCCGAACGGCTCATCGACTACTACTACGAGCCGAAGCCGGCCGCCGAGCTCGCCGCGTACATCAACTACGTGTGCCCCGTCGACGGGGTGAAGGCGGAGCTGGCCAAGATCGACCCGGACGCGGCGAACAACCCGCTGATCATTCCCGACGCGGCCATGGCAGCCAAGTCCCACGCCTTCCGCTCCCTCACCCAGAAGGAAGAGACGGCGTACGAAGAGAAGTTCGCGAAGCTGACAGGGGCGTGA
- a CDS encoding gamma-aminobutyraldehyde dehydrogenase produces MHKAGTATPDRFPAQERLAAGAQYIGGRLTKGTTGRTHAVVDPATGDEVYTFELAGTDDVDAAVAAARAAFPGWAATTPGERSEALHRFAAVLADRAEEFARAESLQCGKPLKLTREFDVPGTIDNTAFFAGAARHLQGQSAGEYSGDHTSYVRREPIGVVGSIAPWNYPLQMAAWKILPAVAAGNTIVLKPAELTPLTSLLFAEAATAAGIPDGVINIVTGTGKEAGEHLVGHPDVAMTSFTGSTAVGKRVAEIATATVKRIHLELGGKAPFLVFDDADLEAAVNGAVAGALINTGQDCTAATRAYVQRPLYEEFVARTAALMETVRLGDPFAHGTDLGPLISHVQRDRVAGFVERARAYARVVTGGEAPQGELEKGAYYRPTLVADAPQDSEIVQSELFGPVLVVLPFDSDDEGIRLANDTPYGLAASAWSRDVYRANRATREIKAGCVWVNDHIPIISEMPHGGYKASGFGKDMSAYSFEEYTQIKHVMFDNTAVARKDWHRTIFGDR; encoded by the coding sequence ATGCACAAGGCGGGCACCGCCACCCCGGACCGATTCCCCGCGCAGGAACGCCTCGCGGCCGGCGCGCAGTACATCGGGGGCCGCCTGACCAAGGGCACCACCGGCCGTACCCACGCGGTCGTCGACCCCGCGACCGGCGACGAGGTCTACACCTTCGAGCTGGCCGGCACGGACGACGTCGACGCCGCCGTGGCCGCCGCCCGCGCCGCCTTCCCGGGCTGGGCCGCCACCACGCCCGGTGAGCGGTCCGAGGCGCTGCACCGCTTCGCCGCCGTCCTGGCCGACCGGGCGGAGGAGTTCGCGCGGGCCGAGTCCCTGCAGTGCGGCAAGCCGCTCAAGCTCACCCGCGAGTTCGACGTGCCGGGGACCATCGACAACACCGCGTTCTTCGCGGGCGCCGCCCGGCACCTCCAGGGCCAGTCGGCCGGCGAGTACTCCGGCGACCACACCTCGTACGTACGCCGTGAGCCCATCGGGGTCGTCGGCTCCATCGCGCCCTGGAACTATCCGCTCCAGATGGCCGCCTGGAAGATCCTCCCGGCCGTCGCGGCGGGCAACACGATCGTGCTGAAGCCCGCCGAGCTGACCCCGCTGACCTCGCTGCTGTTCGCGGAGGCCGCCACCGCCGCGGGCATCCCGGACGGGGTGATCAACATCGTCACCGGCACCGGCAAGGAGGCCGGCGAGCACCTCGTCGGGCACCCGGACGTGGCCATGACCTCCTTCACCGGTTCCACCGCCGTCGGCAAGCGCGTCGCCGAGATCGCCACCGCCACCGTCAAGCGCATCCATCTGGAGCTGGGCGGCAAGGCCCCCTTCCTCGTCTTCGACGACGCGGACCTGGAGGCCGCCGTCAACGGCGCGGTCGCGGGCGCCCTCATCAACACCGGGCAGGACTGCACGGCCGCCACGCGCGCGTACGTACAGCGTCCCCTCTACGAGGAGTTCGTCGCGAGAACGGCCGCCCTCATGGAGACCGTCCGGCTGGGCGACCCCTTCGCGCACGGCACCGACCTCGGGCCGCTGATCTCGCACGTCCAGCGCGACAGGGTCGCCGGGTTCGTCGAGCGGGCACGCGCGTACGCGCGCGTGGTGACCGGCGGCGAGGCGCCACAGGGGGAGCTCGAAAAGGGCGCGTACTATCGCCCGACCCTCGTCGCCGACGCCCCCCAGGACAGCGAGATCGTCCAGTCCGAGCTCTTCGGGCCGGTGCTGGTCGTCCTGCCGTTCGACAGCGACGACGAGGGCATCCGCCTCGCGAACGACACGCCGTATGGGCTCGCCGCCTCCGCCTGGAGCCGGGACGTCTACCGCGCGAACCGTGCCACCCGCGAGATCAAGGCGGGCTGTGTGTGGGTCAACGACCACATTCCGATCATCAGCGAGATGCCCCACGGCGGATACAAGGCGTCCGGCTTCGGCAAGGACATGTCCGCGTACTCGTTCGAGGAGTACACCCAGATCAAGCACGTCATGTTCGACAATACGGCGGTTGCCAGGAAGGACTGGCACCGCACGATCTTCGGGGACCGCTAG
- a CDS encoding NADAR family protein — protein MGKIESWDTLTREVRAGAKVKYLHFWGHRPRPDGQVGASCLSQWWPSPFTVDGVRYATAEHWMMASKARLFGDEEAAEKAVAASSPALAKKVGRLVRDFDESIWERERFGIVVEGSVHKFGAHEDLRAFLLGTGRRVLVEASPVDRVWGIGLAKDDERAYDPARWRGPNLLGFALMEARERLLGSV, from the coding sequence ATGGGGAAGATCGAATCTTGGGACACCCTCACGAGGGAGGTCCGTGCGGGGGCGAAGGTCAAGTATCTGCACTTCTGGGGGCACCGGCCGCGGCCCGACGGTCAGGTGGGCGCGAGCTGTCTGAGCCAGTGGTGGCCGTCGCCGTTCACGGTCGACGGAGTGCGGTACGCGACGGCGGAGCACTGGATGATGGCGTCGAAGGCCCGGCTGTTCGGGGACGAGGAGGCGGCGGAGAAGGCCGTCGCGGCGTCCAGTCCGGCACTGGCGAAGAAGGTCGGGCGGCTGGTGCGCGACTTCGACGAGTCGATATGGGAGCGGGAGCGCTTCGGGATCGTCGTCGAGGGCAGCGTCCACAAGTTCGGGGCGCACGAGGACCTGCGGGCGTTCCTGCTGGGCACGGGTCGGCGCGTGCTCGTCGAGGCCAGCCCGGTGGACCGCGTGTGGGGCATCGGACTGGCCAAGGACGACGAGCGGGCGTACGACCCCGCGCGCTGGCGGGGGCCGAATCTGCTGGGGTTCGCGTTGATGGAGGCGCGGGAGCGGTTGCTGGGGTCTGTCTGA
- a CDS encoding glycerophosphodiester phosphodiesterase translates to MRNLTAVAHRGAPYRVRENTLDSLRSALTLGADAVEFDVRSTRDGVPVLLHDSTLNRLWELDRPLTALSAAEVRGLTGEGVPTLVDALRVTEGARVMVDLPGEVDTRGARRVVDVVRECGAAERVYYSAGPATMLAVRSVDPAAEIALTWKTLAPPRPALLDAVRPRWLNYRFGLVSRGLVERVHRDGYLMSVWTPDTRRSMRRLAELGVDSITTNRVDTLCALRKGGS, encoded by the coding sequence ATGCGCAACCTGACCGCCGTCGCCCATCGCGGCGCTCCCTACCGTGTCCGTGAGAACACGCTCGACTCGCTGCGTTCCGCGCTTACCCTCGGCGCGGACGCCGTCGAGTTCGATGTGCGGTCGACGCGCGACGGCGTACCCGTGCTGCTGCACGACTCCACACTGAACCGGCTCTGGGAACTGGACCGTCCGCTGACCGCGCTCTCCGCCGCCGAGGTGCGGGGCCTCACCGGGGAGGGCGTCCCCACCCTCGTGGACGCACTGCGGGTCACCGAGGGGGCGCGGGTCATGGTCGACCTGCCCGGGGAGGTCGACACGCGGGGAGCGCGCCGGGTGGTGGACGTCGTACGGGAGTGCGGGGCGGCGGAGCGGGTGTACTACAGCGCCGGGCCCGCGACGATGCTCGCGGTGCGGTCCGTCGACCCCGCCGCCGAGATCGCGCTGACCTGGAAGACCCTCGCACCGCCGCGGCCGGCACTGCTCGACGCGGTACGGCCGCGGTGGCTGAACTACCGGTTCGGGCTGGTGAGCCGGGGGCTCGTGGAGCGGGTCCACCGGGACGGGTATCTGATGTCCGTGTGGACGCCCGACACTCGACGGTCCATGCGGCGACTGGCCGAGCTGGGGGTGGACTCGATCACCACCAACCGGGTCGACACGCTGTGCGCCCTGCGCAAGGGGGGAAGCTGA